TGTATCTCAAGGCATTATGTGCGGGAATACTCACCACTCGCCGAGCGACTTTCAAGGTCAACCTGATCTTCGAGAAACAAGAATGGCTGTTTCTCGTTGCAGTGCCCTTTAAGACTTGGAATATCCAGTCCTTTTGCAATGCAAAGCTATCATATAGCTTTGACATGAAAATCAAGTGGAGCAGAGCCGCAGCAATTCTTACGAAATCAACCTTGAATGGATTGGAATTCCAGGAATCATTTAAGTGGAATACACCACCCAGGCTTGGGAAACGAATCATTATAACACCAATAAGCACGCTATCAGCATAAAGAGTAAACGTTAAAAACATCGAGAACGCCCACATCATTCCCAACAAACAAAAGATCCTATTTCTGAAACCTGGAGGTCTATAGACGATAGTATAAGTCACAATGTTGAGTAGCTCCTCGTCCCCATACGGATTATACCTAtcctcgtcatcatcaatagtTGGGATAGGAGCAAGAAGCTTATCATCCTTTGTAACCGGAACAAATAATTCTTTCACAAAAGTGCGAGCAACTTGATCATTATCAGGGGCACGAACATAGTTACCATCAGGAACAAAGCAACATATTGTATCTGGATGTTCGGCAAAATAGTGTGCAGCCTCATGCTCCAAAACGGGACTAGAGTAGTCCGGAAGAGCATTGAAATGAGTAAGCCGGCTATTCCAATTTTTGTACAGCACATGTCCCCTTTCCGAAGGAACATCGTTTCCCAATaagaaaaatgacaaaCGGAGTTTTGAGCACGAATATTGGAAAGCCCACTTCCAATAAGCCTTGATTTTATCTTGAGCCATGGATGCAACAAAGAATAACATGACGTAATCTAgtctttcaagttgaaagaatcGAGGTGTCGAAGGCAAGATTTGAATGGGAGAAAGTAATCTGACACCCCAGACTACCATGGTGAACTCTATCATAATATAAATGCTGTAAACAAAAGCGGATAGACCAATGTGATAGAgtttcaaagagaaaggtTTCATGAGAGCATCGTGTAACAATCTAATATCGGGATCATCAGATGGCCTGATGAAAAACAAAACTCCTTTCCTTAGGATATACGATCTTGTCATTGTGACAAAGGCTGCGAAAAAGTACATGAAAAAGGTACCTAAGAGCCATCTAGGGGCCACACCTAGGGGAACTGCATCACCTAATAAAGGGGGATCAATTTTGTAAGTGTACAAGTCATCGTTGAAAAAAGGCACCAAGGAAAACTCAATCTGATAGCCACAAAAGAGAGGAAATGCAAGCCATTCGATCATGACTAGCGCAAAAACTTTCAAGATACAAATAATCTCGAGCAGAACTATGTAAATAGATCTGTAGCCACCCGTAAGAGGGTTATTTTGAGAGCATCCATGCTCCATTCTGCGCATAATAAACATAATAGCACAACCAGCTATAAAAAACCCTACAATTACCACAGAATCTCTCTCAAATGTATTTGCTGAAGGGGTCCACTGAACGGTATTTGTGTATACATCCTTTATAGGCAAAAACCAATTTTGCATAAAGAAGTTAGTGACGTTGAATATGAGCTTATTGTCACGGCAATATTGTAGTAAGTGATGAACGGTGTCAGAAGTGAGGAAACCATCAATATACCTCACTGCAAGAGTATAAACATTTGTGGAATGGACGAGACCGtaaattgatgaaaaagaagatttgacCAAAGAACTCACCAGGTCGATGGTAGCCATTCCAATCAAAGAAGGGAAAGTTTTAAGACACATTAATATACCGATAACAGCAACGTCCATGAATATAGTTATCTGAAATATAAAGGTGATTCCTTTATCCATATCGAACAATCGATTATTGAGGTTGTCGgctgcatcttcatcagGGACAATAGCATCAATAGGTGGGGCACCATCTGGAAGGACAGGAAGGTTGGGAATATCATTGAGTTCATTGGCATCGAGATCATCAAAGCCATCAATGGCATGGCCATCATCGAGCAAATCATGATTTCTGGGTCTCTCCTCATGCATTACTCTGTTTGCATCCTCAACCACACGACgaagttcttcaagattggcttgatcatcatcagcatTGCCCCCCACattctcgttctcgttctgATTTTGAATCTCGTTATTGAGCCTTCTCAATTGCCGTCTGTGAAGTAGCTCAATTAATCTATTCATTCTAGGCTCTGGCCCTATTTTTTTATGAATGATCTTAGAGAATCCTTCGTCACTCACAACTGAGCCTTGAATAAGTAACATGGAACCAAGAACAAATGCATATTTCAAAATTAGGGTGAGGCCCCTGCTCCATGTGTTTTCGAAAAACGTGGTCAACTTGTCCCAGTCAGAAATCAAAGATTCGGCAGTCTTGCCTGGAATCTCTTCTCCATAGATAAATCCATAAGTATAGCTGGAGTAAGGAACATGGCATCCTAGTTGCCAGTTCAATAAGCGATCAAtagaagaaacaaaaactGGTACCTGAAATATAACAAGCACCGCAACGAGCGCTACCTGCGTCAAGCGATAGAGCAATACGCGCAACTCCGAGAACACCTTCCTTAATATTATAAAAGCAGGAAGAATATCAGGAGTGTTTGGATCATATACTGTCTTGAAATGGTACGACGCGTGACAAATATCGCATGAGTCTTTATGAGAATGCTCTAACCAGGAAAGAAGACAGTCTTGATGTATATATTTGATGGAACCACGGCATTTACAAGGATGAAACAACGGAGCATCCGGAGTGCCTTCACAACGACAAATACGACAAACTGCTACCTCTTCTGTCATCCTGTTGTAAGGAAAACGGCAAATTTCGAGCAGAAAAGAGTACTTGTTTAAGCTGAACAAAttagaggagaaaaaaaattagatTTTCTGATCTTGTTGAATTCCAGAATATTTCTGCTTCACGGCTAAACTAGTCACTACAATTTAGATAAAAACATCAAAAACATTAGTAAATACTTATACCAAAAAACCTCGTTAgcaaacaagaagaacatcGGATAAGGTAAAATCATGCAAAACCAACCAAATAGGTGATATCCAACTCAAAGATAGTTTAATCGACCTCCTCCACGGACGGTCCATTGTTATCACCACCGGATGGAGCACTGCCTCCACCAGGCATTCCACCAGGCATTCCACCAGGCATTCCACCAGGCATTCCACCAGGCATTCCACCTGGAGCACCACCAGCAGCACCACCAGGAGCGCCACCAGGAGCGCCACCAGCAGCATACAACTTCTGCATAATTGGATTActctcctcctccaactccttcttcttgtcatcGTATTCATCCTTAGTAGCAGCCTGGTTAGCATCCAACCAGCTGATGACTTCATCGGTCTTCTTTAATAACTTATCCTTGTCCTCTGCGCCAACTTTATCAGCGAACTTGCTCTCAGATGCGGTGCTCTTCAACGAAAAGGCATAAGATTCCAATCCGTTTTTGGCACCGATTCTCTCGGCCtccttttcatcctcaacCTTGAACTTCTCAGCCTCTGAAACCATCCTGtcaatctcttccttaGACAATCTACCCTTATCGTTGGTGATAGTAATCTTCTGTGACTTACCGGTACCCTTCTCCACTGCAGAAACATTCAAAATACCGTTTGCATCGATATCGAAGGTAACCTCAATCTGAGGAATACCTCTTGGAGCCGGAGGAATACCAGTCAATTCAAACTTACCCAACATGTTGTTATCTTTGGTTCTGGTTCTCTCACCTTCGTAAACCTGAATCAACACACCAGGTTGATTGTCGGAGTAGGTGGAGAACGTCTCAGACTTCTTGCAAGGAATGGTAGAGTTTCTTGGTATCAACTTCGTCATAACACCACCAGCGGTCTCAATACCAAGAGATAATGGAGTCACATCCAATAACAACAAATCCTgtgtctttgaagaagtgtCACCTGAAAGGATAGCAGCTTGGACAGCAGCACCATAAGCAACAGCCTCATCAGGGTTGATGGATTTGTTTAGCTCCTTTCCgttgaagaaatcagaaACCAATTTCTGAACTTTAGGAATTCTTGTGGAACCACCAACCAAAACAATCTCGTCGATTTGAGACTTGTCAACCTTAGAATCTCTCAACACTTTTGCAACTGGTTCTAAAGTTGATCTGAACATATCAGAGCagagttcttcaaatctaGCTCTGGTAATCGACGTATAGAAATCAATGCCTTCATACAAGGAGTCAATCTCCACTGAAGTCTgtgcagaagaagacaaggATCTCTTGGCTCTCTCACATGCagttctcaatcttctcagtGCTCTCTGGTTTCCAGTCATATCCTTGTGATACTTTCTCTTGAACTCATCGGCAAAGTGAGTAACCAATCTATTATCAAAGTCCTCACCACCTAAATGAGTATCACCAGCGGTGGCCTTGACTTCAAAAATACCATCGTCAATAGATAAAAGAGACACATCAAATGTACCACCACCTAGATCGAAAATCATAACATTCTTTTCTCCCGAACTTTCAGCCTTCTTATCCAAACCATAAGCAATTGCAGCTGCCGTTGGCTCATTGATGATTCTCATAACATTCATTCCTGCAATCGTACCTGCGTCTTTAGTTGCCTGTCTCTGAGAATCATTGAAGTAAGCAGGAACAGTAACGACAGCATCGTTAACCTTCTCACCCAAAAAGGCCTCAGCCGTTTCTCTCATCTTATTCAACACCATTGACGAAATCTCCTCTGGTGTAAACACCTTGGTTTCGCCTTTGTACTCAACCTGAATCTTTGGTTTTCcagcatcatcaatcacCTTGAAAGGCCAGTGCTTCATATCACTCTGAACCTCAGGATCAGTGAACTTTCTACCAATCAATCTCTTAGCATCAAAGACTGTGTTGGTAGGATTCATGGCAGCTTGGTTCTTGGCAGCTTCACCGATCAATCTCTCAGTATCAGTAAAGCCCACATACGAAGGAGTAGTTCTGTTACCTTGATCATTGGCGATAATATCCACTCTGTCGTTGGCAAAATGTCCAACACATGAATAGGTAGTACCTAAATCAATTCCAATAGCTTTTGTCATTATGTATTAAGTTCTTTTTTATCTTATCCACTATAAAGAAACAACAGTACAAGAAATGTAATCGAATTGAGACAACAACCCACATATTTAACACTTCCATCACACTACTTATATACTAAATTGCTATTGGTATCGAACTAACTATCGGTTGACACCCGGCTAGGAAATAGAACTTCCtcgaaagaaaaagaaaagtttTTCTTACACAGCCGCGCCTATTCTAGAAAGTTCCCCTTATTCTCGACTTAACCAGAAGGTTCGCGAAGATGAGAGGAGCGCAAGCGGTGCCAAAGGTCGTCGGTACGAGAAAAGCAAGAGGGGAGAAAAGTACAAACAAGAACTGTAACTAGTAATCTTTCTTCCTGTCGTCCACTCCAACACGTCTAGTAGCCAAAAGAACCATCTTGCTAAACCAGTAGAGATTCAAGATGTGGAAACCTATGTTTAAAGTGAATATCACAGGAATGAATAGGACTGGCATTCTATCTTTGTACTGCATACACAATCTAAAGATCTTGATAGAAACGTAAATTCCCCAGACACACcgagaaaggaaaaaggtGGTCATTAGGAGAAGTCCATTAAGCAAAAAAGTCTTTTCATTCACCAATCCTTTGGGACCTCTAGTGTAGAACCAATGAAGGTTGACAAACGGAGTGCTCAACTCGTAGATCAAAAAGGCCGGAATAAGAGGCTGGCAATAACCTGCAAATGTCGACGTGAAGACAATTAAAGCACCAAATCCATGGAAAAGATACTGAAACCCATAGATATCGTAATGAAAAATACAGCAGTAAACCAAATCCCACACAAAGTATCCACATGTCAGAGAGGCTGCAAATCCTGCAAAATCATAGGTACCAAAGATAGGATCTGTGTTGAACAGAGGATGCGCAAACATTGGCACGCAGAGGCCAATGGCTAATAGACTTTGGATCATAGCAACTATATGAATATCAAAATCCAACCTCctctttttgttttgcATCTTGGAGTAGTAATCACCAAAGATCCTCTTATTCACTTTTGGTGCTACGAGCATCAACACCGAGTAAAATACCACGGTCGCAGCCAATTCATGCCAATGCTGCAACAACAAATTGTCCGTCTGACCAGCAAAAGGCCGATATTTCAGGAAtggatctttctcaatGTGCAACTGCATACTGAACCACCCTACAAATCCTTTGTTTTGGAACAAGGCACTCGTCTATATAAAATCGTTCTTAGCATTTGCAGAAACTGCGAGAattaaaaaagaaaaacactGAAAAGTTAGGAGCCCTTGCCGAATAAAGGCTAGACTAAGAATTGCCTTCCTAATGAGGAGCAATGCTTATTAATCCGACACTATATATTCAAAGTTGTTTCCAAACTTAATATGATTAAATCTTCAAGGTTATTTAAAGTGTACACAATTAGTTTACAATAATGGCTGGCAAGAAAATTCTCATAGTGGTTACTAATGTATCCAAGTATCCTACACTTCCAAGAGCTACAGGACTTTGGCTCGGAGAAGCTGTGCATTTCGTCGACAAAGTAACCAAAGCAGGTTATCAAGTGGATTATGTCTCGCCTCTAGGAGGTTACACCCCTATGGATCCCATGGGTTTGGCGGATACTGACGAGCTCAGCTTTGACTACTACCAAAACAGGGATTTCATGAACAAATTAGGTACTACTTTGAAGCCTTCTCAAATAAATCCTGATGATTACTTGGCTATCTACTTTACTGGAGGTCATGGCGTCGTATTTGATTTTGTTAATAACACTGAGTTGCAGAAAATCAGTGCCAAGATCTATGAAAACAACGGCTATGTCACTGCTGTTTGCCATGGTTCTGTTGGATTGGCCAACATCAAGCTTTCTTCTGGTGAAAATCTTATTAAGAACAAACAGGTCACCGGCTTCAGCAACGATGAGGAAAGGCAAGTCAAGTTGGATAAGGTTTTACCTGTTTTAACCGAAGATTTGTTGAAGTCCAAGGGTGGAATTTACGTCCAGACTAAGAAACTTTGGGACAGCTTTGCTGTCACCGATGGTCGTTTAATTTCAGGCGAAAATCCTGCTTCGGCAGGTGCTGTTGCTGACCAACTTCTTACTGCTTTAAAACAGAAATAAGTTGAAAGGTTTGGCTGATGATATTGTTAATCGTTCTTTGGTTTATCTTATAtaactccttcaaatttcaaatttcaacATTTTTCACTCTATTCGTAAACTTGGTGGGATCGGCAGTAATATTTTTCAAGCCTTTATgcacctttttctttacctTTTCTTTACCTTTTCTTtaccttttctcttcctttctttaCCTTTCTTTACACAGATAACACCATGGGTTATGATCTAGTTTGTTTGGGAAATCCATTATTGGATATTCAGGCTGATGTCAGCAAAGAATTACTCAAAAAGTATGACTTGAAAGATAACGATGCCATTTTGGCCGAGGAAAAGCACATGCcaattttcaaagagttgtTGAGTATGGACAGTGTCAAGCTTGTTGCCGGTGGTGCCGCTCAGAACACTGCCAGAGGTGCTCAGTACGTTCTACCACCAAAATCGGTTCTTTACTTTGGTTCTGTCGGCAAAGATTTGTACTCCGAGAAGTTGACTAATGCCAACAATGCTGTTGGTTTGACCACTTCTTACATGTACCAAGATGAGTTTGCCACTGGTAAGTGCGCTGCTTTGATATATCATACTAATAGATCATTGGTTACTGATTTGGCTGCTGCAAACCATTTCAAGCCATCACACCTACAAAAGCCTGAAAATTGGGCTGCTGTCGAAAGCGCAAAGGTTTTCTATGTTGGAGGATTTCACTTGACTGTTTCCCCTGAGGCCATTGAGCTACTTGGAAAGCATGCTGCCGAGAACAATAAACTTCTCATCTTAAACTTCTCTGCTCCATTCATTCCGGAGATGTTCAAGGATGCTCTTGACAGAGTCATCAAGTACGTTGATATCGTTGTCTGTAACGAGTCTGAAATTTCATCCTATGGAAAGTCTCACAATGCTGGCACAGAAGACTTGGATTCTATTGCAAAGAAAATTGTGGCTGTTCCGAAGGCTAACCAAAAGAGGGAGAGAATAGTTTGTTTCACCCAAGGTACCAAGCCTACCCATCTTGTCAGCAAGGATAGTGTTAAGATTTATAATATTACTCCTTTAGAGTCTGAGAAAATCACTGACACAAACGGTGCGGGTGATGCCTTTGGTGCTGGCTTTGTTGCTGGCCTTGTCCAAGGTAAGGAGCTTGAAACCGCTATTGACATGGGACACTGGTTAGCCAGACTCTCCATTCAGGAAGTTGGTCCTTCTTATCCGGTCCCTAAACAATCTTATTCAAATTAACTTTATAGTCAATCCCGTTGCTTCAACAGTGAAAAGGGATTAAACCTACCTATTCTAGAATACTACATTATTTTCCCACATGCCTACTTTTGCTACTTGCAGACTGTAAACTGGTAGCCTCATAGTTACTCTGAATATTCTTTCATATGCCCCATTATTCCTTGATCTAGTGTGTGAGTTTTGGCATGTTAACTTTATATCCTATTAAATCTAATTGTCGCTATCGTCAAGATCAACTACTGTAGCGATGCGCTTTTTGCTAAGAACAGACGAGGTTCCAGTAGTTGCGTCTGAAACAGAAGACGAAGTTGTAGTACCAGCTGCAGTCTCAGCTGTATTTGTCTTAACTTCAGTTATAGCTCCCTTAGTTTTGTCATCTTTGTGCTTATGCTTTCCACCCTTACTTGGATCCTTCCATTCATAGAGAGGCTTGAAACTCTCAATAACACCACAATCGGCAAATAGGTTGGGGAACAACCAAAACTGTTGAGGCAGAGCCACCCATGTCACTATGTATATGATCAACCGGATGATAGCGATGCCAAAGAAGACACCGATTAACGCCAACATTCCCGTACTCAAGTACCAAACACATTTTCTCATCCAAATAGGCCACAATGGGAACAATATCACCCCAAAGACTGCTACCAACCCTAAAATCGAATAGATCCATAGGTATGGATTGGCTGGGGTAAAGTTCCACATATAATAAACATCCCCTTGAAGGACTGCCTTATGTATAACCTCCAAAGCTGGTGAGGTTTTCGTCACTTTGATTCCCCTatctttggcttctttcGTCTTCAACTTACGGACAGGTAGCACAAGCTGATTttgtatcatcatcacaaAAATCTTCTGGGCGCCTTCGTCATCCTCAATGGCTGGTAGAACATCCGGTCTCTTATCACTCTGCCTTTTATAGTCTTCACTTTCCAATGCCCTCACAAATCTTTTGTATCTGAAAAAATCATGCTGCGAGTTATTCGAGCTGTTGATTCCTTGTCTTTGTTTAAGCAACTTGTTGTATCTAACTGCCGTAGCGATGGAGACGGCCGCTGGATTTGTCTGCTGAGAAAGAGCCACTTTCTGTCCCTGAACCAACGGCTGCCTGGAATTCTTCGGTTGAATTTCACTTCCGTAATTCATTTCGTAGTTCTCACCCTAACAGCTCCAATCTTAGCGTACGTGGCAACAAAACCTTTCTTTGTTAGTCGCTGAGACTTCttgattcttctgatttcCATAATTTTTTTCGCTTTGGCTTTTCTCGACGTCACAAACAAGTCGATACGCCGCTCATagagataaaaaaaagagaccGTCTAATAGGACCCTTTCTGTtcttattattattatctaTATTCTATTTCCTGAGTTCACTTACTTGTTCATACATTTTTCATGCCGCCTATCGGAAATAAACATATATCAGTTCGAGCGGATAATAGTGAGACTTCTGTACTCAATAATGCCCAATCTCGAAGGCAGTCCCACAGTACTCAGGCACTGAACTTCGACCTTTTTCCTCAAATTATAATACCGAACTCCAGAGACACGAGATCTGGACCTGAAAGATACCCACATGAAAATTCCAACTATAAGAATGCCCCATTTGACAGTTCCGGTGAGtgcattgatgatgaggaacAGGATAGCCAGAGTGATGGCAAAATATCGGGATATAGTTCTTATGAACGCCGTGAAGTTTTAGAAGGTTCGTCAAACGATAACAAGGAAGATTTACAGAGTTCCATTTTGAATAAGATACTTGATGAGGATTTGGGAAATAAAGGCACAGAGCTTGATGATAGCAGGTCGAAATTTCATTATAAGAACCTCTACGACAAATATAGAGAGCCCAGTATGGCCGATACGCCTTCTGTGGCCACCACAGACTTGACTGATTTTGAGAAATACAATCTACAGATGGCTAAAGAGCAAAAAATTAGAGACAGACTCAGGCAGATGA
The sequence above is a segment of the Brettanomyces nanus chromosome 4, complete sequence genome. Coding sequences within it:
- the HSA1 gene encoding Heat shock protein 70 1, whose translation is MTKAIGIDLGTTYSCVGHFANDRVDIIANDQGNRTTPSYVGFTDTERLIGEAAKNQAAMNPTNTVFDAKRLIGRKFTDPEVQSDMKHWPFKVIDDAGKPKIQVEYKGETKVFTPEEISSMVLNKMRETAEAFLGEKVNDAVVTVPAYFNDSQRQATKDAGTIAGMNVMRIINEPTAAAIAYGLDKKAESSGEKNVMIFDLGGGTFDVSLLSIDDGIFEVKATAGDTHLGGEDFDNRLVTHFADEFKRKYHKDMTGNQRALRRLRTACERAKRSLSSSAQTSVEIDSLYEGIDFYTSITRARFEELCSDMFRSTLEPVAKVLRDSKVDKSQIDEIVLVGGSTRIPKVQKLVSDFFNGKELNKSINPDEAVAYGAAVQAAILSGDTSSKTQDLLLLDVTPLSLGIETAGGVMTKLIPRNSTIPCKKSETFSTYSDNQPGVLIQVYEGERTRTKDNNMLGKFELTGIPPAPRGIPQIEVTFDIDANGILNVSAVEKGTGKSQKITITNDKGRLSKEEIDRMVSEAEKFKVEDEKEAERIGAKNGLESYAFSLKSTASESKFADKVGAEDKDKLLKKTDEVISWLDANQAATKDEYDDKKKELEEESNPIMQKLYAAGGAPGGAPGGAAGGAPGGMPGGMPGGMPGGMPGGMPGGGSAPSGGDNNGPSVEEVD
- a CDS encoding uncharacterized protein (EggNog:ENOG41) translates to MQLHIEKDPFLKYRPFAGQTDNLLLQHWHELAATVVFYSVLMLVAPKVNKRIFGDYYSKMQNKKRRLDFDIHIVAMIQSLLAIGLCVPMFAHPLFNTDPIFGTYDFAGFAASLTCGYFVWDLVYCCIFHYDIYGFQYLFHGFGALIVFTSTFAGYCQPLIPAFLIYELSTPFVNLHWFYTRGPKGLVNEKTFLLNGLLLMTTFFLSRCVWGIYVSIKIFRLCMQYKDRMPVLFIPVIFTLNIGFHILNLYWFSKMVLLATRRVGVDDRKKDY
- a CDS encoding uncharacterized protein (BUSCO:EOG09343AIG) produces the protein MNYGSEIQPKNSRQPLVQGQKVALSQQTNPAAVSIATAVRYNKLLKQRQGINSSNNSQHDFFRYKRFVRALESEDYKRQSDKRPDVLPAIEDDEGAQKIFVMMIQNQLVLPVRKLKTKEAKDRGIKVTKTSPALEVIHKAVLQGDVYYMWNFTPANPYLWIYSILGLVAVFGVILFPLWPIWMRKCVWYLSTGMLALIGVFFGIAIIRLIIYIVTWVALPQQFWLFPNLFADCGVIESFKPLYEWKDPSKGGKHKHKDDKTKGAITEVKTNTAETAAGTTTSSSVSDATTGTSSVLSKKRIATVVDLDDSDN
- a CDS encoding uncharacterized protein (BUSCO:EOG09340A7V), with the protein product MTEEVAVCRICRCEGTPDAPLFHPCKCRGSIKYIHQDCLLSWLEHSHKDSCDICHASYHFKTVYDPNTPDILPAFIILRKVFSELRVLLYRLTQVALVAVLVIFQVPVFVSSIDRLLNWQLGCHVPYSSYTYGFIYGEEIPGKTAESLISDWDKLTTFFENTWSRGLTLILKYAFVLGSMLLIQGSVVSDEGFSKIIHKKIGPEPRMNRLIELLHRRQLRRLNNEIQNQNENENVGGNADDDQANLEELRRVVEDANRVMHEERPRNHDLLDDGHAIDGFDDLDANELNDIPNLPVLPDGAPPIDAIVPDEDAADNLNNRLFDMDKGITFIFQITIFMDVAVIGILMCLKTFPSLIGMATIDLVSSLVKSSFSSIYGLVHSTNVYTLAVRYIDGFLTSDTVHHLLQYCRDNKLIFNVTNFFMQNWFLPIKDVYTNTVQWTPSANTFERDSVVIVGFFIAGCAIMFIMRRMEHGCSQNNPLTGGYRSIYIVLLEIICILKVFALVMIEWLAFPLFCGYQIEFSLVPFFNDDLYTYKIDPPLLGDAVPLGVAPRWLLGTFFMYFFAAFVTMTRSYILRKGVLFFIRPSDDPDIRLLHDALMKPFSLKLYHIGLSAFVYSIYIMIEFTMVVWGVRLLSPIQILPSTPRFFQLERLDYVMLFFVASMAQDKIKAYWKWAFQYSCSKLRLSFFLLGNDVPSERGHVLYKNWNSRLTHFNALPDYSSPVLEHEAAHYFAEHPDTICCFVPDGNYVRAPDNDQVARTFVKELFVPVTKDDKLLAPIPTIDDDEDRYNPYGDEELLNIVTYTIVYRPPGFRNRIFCLLGMMWAFSMFLTFTLYADSVLIGVIMIRFPSLGGVFHLNDSWNSNPFKVDFVRIAAALLHLIFMSKLYDSFALQKDWIFQVLKGTATRNSHSCFSKIRLTLKVARRVVSIPAHNALRYIRRKADHLKVGLLIITYGFAEFIILALGITLPQKCLETYILSRPELLHSWIMSVYRVSVFAFIILSMNYLGGIVISLEPRFTVSFKIRYQIFYVSLVIGLIWILQFGYYLTSHPDDDFSWLFQNELSSEKGLSLSLLEYWIDLSVDRLTVTNFSCLGLWILFLMKEFSLQIKEFFGRVNGQLKEEYFSSGKVLTNASDDFNTDDVSVHSTNEVNE
- a CDS encoding uncharacterized protein (BUSCO:EOG09342S36), which codes for MGYDLVCLGNPLLDIQADVSKELLKKYDLKDNDAILAEEKHMPIFKELLSMDSVKLVAGGAAQNTARGAQYVLPPKSVLYFGSVGKDLYSEKLTNANNAVGLTTSYMYQDEFATGKCAALIYHTNRSLVTDLAAANHFKPSHLQKPENWAAVESAKVFYVGGFHLTVSPEAIELLGKHAAENNKLLILNFSAPFIPEMFKDALDRVIKYVDIVVCNESEISSYGKSHNAGTEDLDSIAKKIVAVPKANQKRERIVCFTQGTKPTHLVSKDSVKIYNITPLESEKITDTNGAGDAFGAGFVAGLVQGKELETAIDMGHWLARLSIQEVGPSYPVPKQSYSN
- a CDS encoding uncharacterized protein (MEROPS:MER0031431~EggNog:ENOG41) is translated as MAGKKILIVVTNVSKYPTLPRATGLWLGEAVHFVDKVTKAGYQVDYVSPLGGYTPMDPMGLADTDELSFDYYQNRDFMNKLGTTLKPSQINPDDYLAIYFTGGHGVVFDFVNNTELQKISAKIYENNGYVTAVCHGSVGLANIKLSSGENLIKNKQVTGFSNDEERQVKLDKVLPVLTEDLLKSKGGIYVQTKKLWDSFAVTDGRLISGENPASAGAVADQLLTALKQK